A window from Pseudooceanicola algae encodes these proteins:
- a CDS encoding ABC transporter substrate-binding protein: MTIKTNLNRRTFLKTSAAAAAASGLASPLIAQDRVLKIGSYGGYFEDSFKQYVYPGFTEATGITVESVTQPNSADWLISMQQAAMAGNVPADLSLYGRDTLIKASRSEGLLSPLDMSMVPAADKLDPYFVYEDGAGVLGVGAMSWFSSMVINPDEIDAPESWADFWDTSVFEQSLGIVRRFNGGFMDIVAATFFDGEETFATNDGIMAIIDKARELKPNVALWWSAESQMEQGMKNLDVVAGTYYHDVAGIMAADGFPILSMFPKEGCVQDYGSWCLSGLSDKGAEAAEFVNYSSTPEVQAVMSRMIGTAPLLAQADTDLTDEEFAAVSGSPSIRPAYSAYLDNETFIQESWDAMLAEG; this comes from the coding sequence ATGACCATCAAGACCAACCTGAACCGCCGTACCTTTCTCAAGACCAGCGCTGCTGCGGCCGCGGCTTCGGGCCTTGCCTCGCCGCTGATCGCGCAGGACCGGGTGCTCAAGATCGGCTCATACGGCGGCTATTTCGAGGACAGCTTCAAGCAATATGTCTATCCCGGTTTCACCGAGGCGACGGGCATCACCGTGGAAAGCGTCACGCAGCCCAATTCGGCGGACTGGCTGATTTCGATGCAGCAGGCGGCCATGGCGGGCAATGTCCCGGCGGACCTGTCGCTATACGGGCGCGACACGCTGATCAAGGCCAGCCGGTCCGAGGGCCTGTTGTCCCCGCTGGACATGTCGATGGTGCCCGCGGCGGACAAGCTCGACCCCTATTTCGTCTACGAGGATGGCGCCGGCGTGCTGGGGGTCGGGGCGATGTCCTGGTTCTCGTCCATGGTGATCAACCCCGATGAAATCGACGCGCCGGAAAGCTGGGCGGATTTCTGGGACACCTCGGTGTTTGAACAATCCCTCGGGATCGTGCGCCGGTTCAACGGCGGCTTCATGGATATCGTCGCCGCGACCTTCTTTGACGGCGAGGAAACCTTTGCCACCAACGACGGCATCATGGCGATCATCGACAAGGCCCGCGAGCTGAAGCCGAACGTGGCGCTCTGGTGGTCGGCGGAAAGCCAGATGGAACAGGGGATGAAGAACCTCGACGTGGTGGCGGGCACCTATTACCACGATGTCGCCGGGATCATGGCGGCGGATGGCTTCCCGATCCTGTCGATGTTCCCGAAAGAGGGCTGCGTGCAGGACTACGGCTCCTGGTGTTTGTCGGGCCTGTCCGACAAGGGCGCCGAGGCGGCGGAATTCGTCAATTATTCCTCGACCCCCGAAGTGCAGGCAGTGATGTCGCGCATGATCGGCACCGCGCCGCTGCTGGCCCAGGCCGACACCGACCTGACGGACGAAGAGTTCGCCGCCGTCTCGGGCAGCCCCTCGATCCGGCCCGCCTATTCGGCCTATCTCGACAACGAGACCTTCATTCAGGAATCCTGGGACGCCATGCTGGCCGAGGGCTGA
- a CDS encoding ABC transporter ATP-binding protein, with translation MADLVLKSIRKDFGAFRAVEKIDLTFPHGKLTALLGPSGCGKTTLLRMIAGLEDPSRGQILLGDEDITARPAHQRKFGMVFQNFALFPHLRVAENIAYSLAIEGLAKPRRRARADELLDLVQLAGYGDRRIGELSGGQRQRVAIARALAQEPSVFLLDEPMSALDAKLREDMQVELRLLQQRVGITTIVVTHDQREAMTMADQIVVMSKGRAEQVGSPKQIYGKPANSFVASFIGKANFLAATAESGAYRLGDFMIEAPEARGFTSGSRVTLAVRPENVVIDSEGKHAGKANTLPAEITFIRDVGSTRDFYLTTPVGDFIVEYGAGESLPPLAVGDRLPIFLPPEHVHAFPRESTQTGAAA, from the coding sequence ATGGCCGACCTTGTCCTGAAATCCATCCGCAAGGACTTTGGCGCTTTTCGGGCGGTGGAAAAGATCGACCTGACCTTTCCACATGGCAAGCTGACGGCCCTTCTGGGGCCGTCGGGGTGCGGCAAGACCACGCTGTTGCGGATGATCGCGGGGCTGGAAGATCCGTCGCGCGGTCAGATCCTGCTGGGGGACGAGGATATCACCGCCCGCCCCGCCCATCAGCGCAAGTTCGGCATGGTGTTCCAGAACTTTGCCCTCTTCCCGCATCTGAGAGTGGCCGAGAACATCGCCTATTCGCTGGCCATCGAAGGGCTGGCAAAGCCCCGGCGTCGGGCCCGCGCGGACGAGCTTCTGGATCTCGTGCAACTGGCCGGCTACGGCGACCGCCGCATCGGAGAACTGTCCGGTGGTCAGCGTCAGCGCGTCGCCATCGCCCGTGCGCTGGCGCAGGAACCTTCGGTCTTTCTGCTGGATGAACCCATGTCGGCGCTCGACGCCAAGCTGCGCGAGGACATGCAGGTCGAATTGCGCCTGTTGCAGCAGCGGGTCGGGATAACGACCATCGTCGTCACCCATGATCAGCGCGAAGCCATGACCATGGCCGACCAGATCGTGGTGATGAGCAAGGGGCGCGCCGAACAGGTCGGATCGCCCAAGCAGATCTACGGCAAGCCTGCCAACAGTTTCGTCGCCTCCTTCATCGGCAAGGCGAATTTCCTCGCGGCCACGGCCGAATCCGGGGCCTACCGGCTGGGCGATTTCATGATCGAGGCACCGGAGGCGCGCGGTTTTACCTCCGGCTCGCGGGTCACGCTGGCGGTGCGCCCCGAAAACGTGGTGATCGACAGCGAGGGCAAACATGCGGGCAAGGCCAATACATTGCCCGCCGAGATCACCTTTATCCGCGATGTCGGCTCGACACGGGATTTCTATCTGACGACCCCGGTGGGGGATTTCATTGTCGAATACGGCGCCGGGGAAAGCCTGCCGCCGCTGGCCGTGGGCGACCGGCTGCCGATCTTTCTGCCGCCTGAGCATGTGCATGCCTTCCCGCGCGAAAGCACCCAAACAGGGGCCGCCGCATGA
- a CDS encoding ABC transporter permease: protein MSLSAAAPDLSQVPEPDRPREAALGVKLGMLALLAVLCLVPFLFVLTISFGHKIEGGGWSFGFETTQYKRFFLGATWPETFQDLYLQKLGYSLWFAAIGSLVAVMLAFPFTYYLTRLGKRGQTVWLVVLLSSLSLSEVFIVMGWDILLSARSGLPALLDGIGFTGLMKDLGWFQWFRDIGLASPRAFKFKTSGFATVLCMSYLVWPYAVILLYPALSRLDPALIEAARTMGARPRKVISTVVLPSVRLPLFGAALLLFVFLLGTYVTVSVFADPSQHTLAVSIYDSVRGSTLNAPFGAAQSVILLITAGLFLFAGQTLSKAGGK from the coding sequence ATGAGCCTGAGCGCCGCCGCACCGGACCTGTCGCAGGTTCCCGAACCGGACCGCCCGCGCGAAGCGGCGCTGGGGGTCAAGCTGGGAATGCTGGCCCTGCTGGCGGTGCTGTGCCTCGTGCCCTTCCTGTTCGTCCTGACAATTTCCTTCGGGCACAAGATCGAAGGCGGCGGCTGGTCCTTCGGGTTCGAGACGACCCAGTACAAACGCTTTTTCCTGGGCGCGACCTGGCCCGAGACCTTTCAGGATCTCTACCTGCAAAAGCTGGGCTATTCGCTTTGGTTCGCCGCCATCGGGTCACTGGTCGCGGTGATGCTGGCCTTTCCCTTTACCTATTACCTGACGCGGCTCGGCAAGCGGGGTCAGACCGTCTGGCTGGTGGTGCTGCTGTCGTCGCTGTCCCTGTCCGAGGTCTTTATCGTCATGGGCTGGGACATCTTGCTGTCGGCGCGTTCGGGCCTTCCCGCCTTGCTGGATGGGATCGGCTTTACCGGGCTGATGAAGGATCTCGGCTGGTTCCAGTGGTTCCGCGACATCGGCCTGGCCAGCCCGCGGGCCTTCAAGTTCAAGACCTCGGGCTTTGCCACGGTGCTTTGCATGTCCTACCTCGTCTGGCCCTATGCGGTGATCCTGCTGTACCCGGCCCTGTCGCGCCTTGATCCCGCACTGATAGAAGCGGCGCGGACCATGGGGGCGCGACCCCGCAAGGTGATCAGCACGGTGGTGCTGCCGTCGGTCCGCCTGCCGCTGTTTGGCGCTGCGCTGCTGTTGTTCGTCTTCCTGCTGGGCACCTATGTCACGGTGTCGGTCTTTGCCGATCCCTCGCAGCACACGCTGGCGGTGTCGATCTATGATTCCGTGCGCGGATCGACCCTGAACGCGCCCTTCGGGGCGGCGCAATCGGTGATCCTGCTGATCACCGCCGGGCTGTTCCTGTTCGCGGGCCAGACCTTGTCGAAGGCGGGGGGCAAGTGA
- a CDS encoding ABC transporter permease has translation MRLSWTGRIFMTLSGLVLLLPILVVAASALNGGRTMLFPPQDPTLSRFTEFFVSEPIWRTALGNSVIIALGSSALGVLFAWPAAYFLWKKASGLSKVIAGMLALPFAVPPIVFGVGLGFMWAFSIGLGTLWAGILSHAALFAALPLVTISIGLQSIDRAHLDAAATMGATEAVTFRTIILPQTIPYTISGFFFAMVLSFNEFIVMFFVSSSSYATVTLQIFNSLRNGFTPTMAVAAITFIAVSVTAFSLVARFGDLPRLMGADQSRT, from the coding sequence ATGCGACTATCCTGGACAGGGCGGATCTTCATGACGCTCAGCGGGCTGGTTCTGTTGCTGCCGATCCTGGTGGTCGCGGCCTCGGCGTTGAATGGCGGGCGCACGATGCTGTTCCCGCCGCAGGATCCCACGCTGTCCCGTTTCACCGAATTCTTCGTCTCCGAACCGATCTGGCGCACGGCGCTGGGCAATTCGGTGATCATCGCGCTGGGCTCTTCGGCGCTTGGGGTGCTTTTTGCCTGGCCGGCGGCCTATTTCCTGTGGAAGAAGGCCAGCGGCCTGTCCAAGGTCATCGCGGGCATGTTGGCGCTGCCCTTTGCGGTGCCGCCCATCGTCTTCGGCGTCGGGCTTGGCTTCATGTGGGCCTTCAGTATCGGGCTCGGGACGCTCTGGGCCGGCATCCTGAGCCATGCGGCGCTGTTTGCCGCGCTGCCGCTGGTGACCATCTCCATCGGGTTGCAAAGCATCGACCGGGCGCATCTGGACGCCGCCGCCACCATGGGCGCGACCGAGGCGGTTACCTTTCGCACCATCATCTTGCCGCAGACGATCCCCTACACGATCTCGGGGTTCTTCTTTGCCATGGTGCTCAGCTTCAACGAATTCATCGTGATGTTCTTCGTCTCCAGCTCGTCCTACGCGACCGTGACGCTGCAAATCTTCAATTCGCTGCGCAACGGCTTCACCCCGACCATGGCGGTGGCGGCGATCACCTTCATCGCGGTCTCCGTCACCGCCTTTTCACTGGTCGCGCGCTTCGGCGACCTGCCGCGCCTGATGGGTGCGGATCAATCCCGCACCTAG
- a CDS encoding cysteine hydrolase family protein, translating to MPRQPTLVGNTVLLVIDIQASAFMDTKMGIPVMPGYRENMERALKVIAAARAVDMPTVFVQEIHRRDNIDYGRELDGAEGIHCREDHPGTALPAEITGQRPEDYFVPKRRYSAFFGTDLEILLKGLKAQTLILIGGMTDVCVHYTFVDGHQHDYFCRVVGDSVGGTSPQAHEASLAAMEYLQTGAVIDTEAVIAQIHALQEAA from the coding sequence ATGCCCCGTCAGCCCACCCTTGTCGGCAACACCGTCCTGCTGGTCATCGACATCCAGGCCTCGGCCTTCATGGATACCAAGATGGGCATCCCGGTCATGCCCGGCTACCGCGAGAACATGGAACGCGCGTTGAAGGTCATCGCCGCCGCGCGGGCGGTCGACATGCCGACGGTCTTCGTGCAGGAGATCCACCGCCGCGACAATATCGACTACGGGCGCGAGCTGGACGGAGCCGAGGGCATCCATTGCCGCGAAGACCACCCCGGCACTGCCCTGCCGGCCGAGATCACCGGCCAGCGCCCCGAGGATTACTTTGTGCCCAAGCGGCGCTATTCGGCGTTCTTCGGCACCGATCTGGAAATCCTGCTGAAGGGGCTGAAGGCGCAGACCCTGATCCTGATCGGCGGCATGACCGATGTCTGCGTGCATTACACCTTCGTCGACGGGCACCAGCACGACTACTTCTGTCGCGTGGTGGGTGACAGCGTCGGCGGGACCTCTCCGCAGGCGCATGAGGCCTCGCTGGCCGCGATGGAATACCTGCAAACCGGTGCCGTGATCGACACGGAGGCCGTGATCGCGCAGATACACGCGCTGCAAGAGGCGGCATGA
- a CDS encoding MBL fold metallo-hydrolase: MNASDLPVAAEWYVATPLSPGLTLVTEPHVHPIFSANMYLIEGERRDLIIDSGMGVAPLRPFVDGLREDPTKPLTCLTTHTHVDHFGAVQEFDSRLVHEIEAEGMANPPAYSLDAGALPADLVAAFETAGYPPLWPLLIDALPHAGYDPESYDFKGATATGTLIEGDVIDLGGWQAEVLHLPGHCPGQIGLWQAETGLLFSADAIYDGPLLWQGAGYDVPAYAATLRRLRDLPASLVHGGHDPAFGRARMIGICDEYLDLWQAQGLI, from the coding sequence ATGAACGCCTCAGATCTTCCCGTCGCTGCCGAATGGTATGTCGCCACGCCGCTGTCCCCCGGTCTGACGCTGGTGACCGAACCGCATGTGCATCCGATCTTTTCCGCCAACATGTACCTGATCGAAGGGGAACGCCGCGATCTGATCATCGACAGCGGCATGGGGGTCGCGCCGCTGCGGCCCTTTGTCGACGGGTTGCGCGAGGATCCGACCAAGCCGCTGACCTGCCTGACGACCCATACCCATGTCGACCATTTCGGCGCTGTGCAGGAATTCGACAGCCGCCTTGTCCACGAGATCGAAGCCGAAGGCATGGCCAACCCGCCTGCCTATTCGCTGGATGCCGGCGCCTTGCCCGCGGACCTTGTCGCGGCCTTTGAAACAGCGGGCTACCCGCCGCTCTGGCCGCTGTTGATCGACGCCCTGCCCCATGCGGGCTACGACCCGGAAAGCTATGATTTCAAGGGCGCCACAGCCACCGGCACCCTGATCGAAGGCGATGTGATCGACCTTGGCGGCTGGCAGGCCGAGGTGCTGCATCTGCCCGGCCATTGCCCCGGCCAGATCGGGCTATGGCAGGCCGAAACGGGCCTGCTGTTCAGCGCCGATGCGATCTATGACGGGCCATTGCTGTGGCAGGGGGCGGGTTATGACGTGCCGGCCTATGCGGCCACGCTGCGCCGGTTGCGCGACCTGCCCGCAAGCCTCGTACACGGAGGCCATGACCCGGCTTTCGGGCGCGCGCGGATGATCGGGATCTGCGATGAATACCTGGACCTTTGGCAGGCGCAGGGGCTTATCTGA
- a CDS encoding DegT/DnrJ/EryC1/StrS family aminotransferase yields the protein MSFIRNALRRVAEGQNVETPTEMRLPQTGLMGFRAMPEISGDQPGFGMILDRVVEGQSFAFCKLNHGFWERMARLEAAGLVRDRIAAHPGAEIDRMLGVSGTYFAEGGLIADLLTALQGPGPLDDRLYVVPSLAPWPYSDRIEGTPLQPRSVCEGLIRWAVPKAHLTRNTQLGFTGHEIKTAMITGGIRQLVDALTGRHVIYLGSEGNAGLIDRLEPGRLDVVSLHPTQARRHRMDMRDQLFAALEDGQRSPRPPVVIASAGGAMTCWLAMQANAAFESLQFIDFGGALAAFDPQAVSRLNWTRACQRQLGRSLQQAGLASPALAAMYDPPEGLRDPHLVALARRAGVPDPRSCDDLPAPMPDLHGTARSIPFIENKIYDHRRLEDLLSLSVAANHHANNGPVAALLERAVAQVAGLPAHRRVVAVSSGTAALHLACALRENPGQGGLRWVASAFNFFSCAIGPLAGTRILDCTPEGRFDLAALRQLPLSDYDGVIYTNIFAQHSDWDEVAIFCRDHGKHFVVDNATGLLDRPASARTPDAPAEAISAHHTKPWGVGEGGFVICDRADEGRTRDLANFAARSTDQGGEGGSDPRGHAGNYKISDLAAAAIFDRLERMPYWARFYRWQERRMKSLMIDSGLPVQPLPGNAPVRSPRAHGAFVAPWPVDLSAASGPVTIRKYYRPLRPVAPDRVATPNAEALFARIFCLPHAPEMRLVANEAIIAQVAAMVGQGGPDASAEGPDKHEEAKG from the coding sequence ATGAGCTTCATCAGGAATGCTCTGCGCAGGGTCGCAGAGGGGCAGAATGTCGAGACCCCAACCGAAATGCGCCTGCCGCAGACCGGCCTCATGGGCTTTCGCGCCATGCCCGAGATCAGCGGGGATCAACCGGGTTTCGGGATGATTCTGGATCGGGTGGTCGAGGGTCAGAGCTTTGCCTTCTGCAAGCTGAACCACGGTTTCTGGGAACGGATGGCGCGGTTGGAGGCGGCCGGGCTTGTGCGGGACCGGATCGCGGCCCATCCGGGGGCGGAAATCGACCGCATGCTGGGCGTTTCGGGGACGTATTTCGCTGAAGGCGGGCTGATCGCGGACCTTTTGACGGCGCTTCAGGGGCCGGGGCCGCTCGATGATCGTCTTTACGTCGTGCCCAGCCTTGCGCCCTGGCCATATTCGGACCGGATCGAAGGCACGCCGTTGCAACCCCGGTCCGTTTGCGAGGGCCTGATCCGCTGGGCTGTGCCCAAGGCGCACCTGACGCGCAACACGCAGCTTGGCTTTACGGGACACGAGATCAAGACAGCCATGATCACCGGCGGCATTCGGCAGTTGGTCGATGCGCTGACCGGGCGTCATGTCATCTACCTGGGCAGCGAGGGCAACGCGGGGCTGATCGACCGGCTTGAGCCCGGTCGGCTTGATGTCGTGTCGTTGCACCCAACCCAGGCCCGTCGTCATCGCATGGACATGCGGGATCAACTTTTTGCTGCGCTGGAAGACGGGCAGCGCAGCCCCCGGCCTCCTGTCGTCATCGCCAGCGCCGGTGGGGCAATGACCTGCTGGCTGGCGATGCAGGCCAATGCCGCCTTCGAATCCCTGCAGTTCATCGACTTCGGTGGCGCGCTTGCGGCCTTCGATCCTCAGGCGGTGTCCCGGCTGAACTGGACCCGCGCCTGCCAGCGCCAGCTTGGTCGGTCCCTGCAGCAGGCGGGCCTTGCCAGCCCTGCGCTCGCTGCCATGTATGACCCGCCAGAGGGGCTGCGCGATCCGCATCTCGTGGCGCTGGCGCGGCGCGCCGGGGTGCCTGACCCGCGTTCCTGCGACGACCTGCCCGCCCCGATGCCCGATCTGCACGGTACGGCCCGGTCGATCCCCTTCATCGAGAACAAGATCTACGATCATCGTCGGCTGGAGGACCTGCTGTCCCTCTCGGTGGCTGCCAATCACCACGCCAACAATGGCCCGGTGGCCGCGCTGCTGGAACGCGCCGTGGCGCAGGTCGCGGGTCTGCCCGCGCATCGTCGCGTGGTCGCGGTCAGCAGCGGCACGGCGGCGCTGCACCTGGCCTGCGCCTTGCGCGAAAACCCCGGCCAGGGCGGGCTGCGCTGGGTTGCCAGTGCGTTCAATTTCTTTTCCTGCGCCATCGGTCCGTTGGCCGGAACGCGTATCCTTGATTGCACGCCAGAGGGGCGCTTTGACCTTGCCGCCCTGCGCCAGCTTCCGTTGTCGGACTATGATGGGGTCATCTATACCAATATCTTCGCGCAGCATTCCGACTGGGACGAGGTCGCCATCTTCTGCCGCGATCATGGCAAGCATTTCGTTGTCGATAATGCCACCGGCCTGCTGGACCGCCCCGCCAGCGCCCGCACCCCCGATGCCCCGGCCGAGGCGATCTCGGCCCACCACACCAAGCCCTGGGGTGTCGGTGAAGGCGGCTTTGTCATCTGTGACCGCGCGGACGAGGGGCGGACCCGTGATCTGGCCAATTTCGCCGCCCGCAGCACGGACCAGGGCGGTGAAGGCGGTTCCGATCCGCGTGGCCATGCAGGGAATTACAAGATCAGCGATCTGGCCGCCGCCGCGATCTTTGATCGCCTGGAAAGGATGCCCTATTGGGCGCGGTTCTATCGCTGGCAGGAACGACGGATGAAATCCCTGATGATCGACAGTGGCCTGCCGGTTCAGCCGCTGCCCGGCAATGCGCCGGTGCGCTCGCCCCGTGCCCATGGAGCCTTTGTCGCGCCCTGGCCCGTGGACCTGTCGGCGGCGTCCGGCCCGGTGACGATCCGCAAGTATTACCGCCCGTTGCGACCCGTTGCCCCGGACCGGGTCGCAACCCCGAATGCCGAGGCGCTGTTTGCCCGCATCTTCTGTCTGCCCCATGCGCCCGAAATGCGGCTGGTGGCGAACGAGGCGATCATCGCCCAGGTCGCGGCGATGGTCGGGCAGGGGGGCCCCGATGCATCGGCCGAAGGGCCGGACAAACATGAGGAGGCAAAGGGATGA
- a CDS encoding sulfotransferase family protein gives MSRLLDAPIILLCSERSGSNLIARIFDAHPEVCAPGAAHLFRVLARVAAAPGGADRDGLRRAALALFRAKVSSWQIDTLSDAALAADLGKAGSAAGMAARLYAAEASATGRRHVLIKENSAHDFLPLILAQSRTPRLLFMLRDPRDMALSWINGAVMRGGALRAADRWTSDQRGFLAALAARPTDMPAAFLRYEDLLARPEAELRRVCADLELEFAPQMLRFSETSRSARVDAGRSSMWANLGKPLMTGNAGKFRDHLDADQIAYVEAQAAAYLGIFGYDPVSPVGRPFGNHADLEALRTALQAREPWEKPAYQALPAEERQRFEAWSQVYADLTGDQARNASGPDDPGRMRA, from the coding sequence ATGAGCCGCCTACTGGACGCGCCGATCATATTGCTCTGTTCGGAACGATCGGGCAGTAACCTGATCGCCCGGATCTTCGACGCTCACCCAGAGGTCTGCGCACCGGGGGCGGCGCATCTGTTCCGCGTTCTGGCAAGGGTCGCCGCCGCGCCGGGCGGTGCGGATCGCGACGGGCTGCGTCGTGCGGCGCTGGCCCTGTTCCGCGCCAAGGTCAGCAGCTGGCAGATCGATACGCTTTCGGATGCGGCGCTGGCGGCGGATCTGGGCAAGGCCGGGTCCGCGGCAGGCATGGCCGCGCGCCTCTACGCCGCCGAAGCCTCGGCCACAGGGCGTCGACACGTGCTGATCAAGGAGAACTCCGCCCATGATTTCCTGCCCCTGATCCTGGCGCAAAGCCGGACGCCGCGCCTGTTGTTCATGCTGCGCGATCCGCGCGACATGGCCCTGTCCTGGATCAATGGCGCGGTGATGCGCGGCGGTGCATTGCGGGCTGCCGACCGCTGGACCAGCGACCAGCGTGGTTTCCTGGCGGCGCTGGCGGCCCGGCCCACGGATATGCCGGCGGCCTTTCTGCGCTACGAGGATCTGCTGGCGCGACCCGAGGCCGAATTGCGCCGGGTCTGCGCGGATCTTGAGCTGGAATTCGCACCACAGATGCTGCGGTTCTCCGAAACCAGCCGGTCGGCGCGGGTCGATGCAGGGCGATCCTCCATGTGGGCCAATCTGGGCAAACCGTTGATGACGGGAAACGCGGGCAAGTTCCGCGATCATCTGGACGCCGACCAGATCGCCTATGTCGAGGCGCAGGCCGCCGCCTATCTGGGGATTTTCGGCTATGACCCGGTCAGTCCCGTGGGGCGGCCTTTTGGCAATCACGCGGATCTTGAAGCGCTGCGCACGGCCTTGCAGGCGCGCGAACCCTGGGAGAAACCCGCCTATCAGGCCCTGCCCGCGGAAGAGCGGCAGCGTTTCGAGGCCTGGTCGCAGGTTTACGCGGACCTCACAGGAGATCAGGCGCGAAACGCTTCGGGACCGGATGATCCCGGTCGCATGCGCGCGTGA
- a CDS encoding WbqC family protein, whose product MIRTAGRATRIAIMQPYLFPYLGYFQLLHCVDAFWLLDTVSFIKDGWMNRNDLLQDGRRMRFTLPVMAAPQGTPIHGRRYHPKAKQALQRLDRSLRYGYARAPFRARAQGLVAALARHIEQADDAPDFTETTAFALQRSCDALGVQTPIHRVSDLALSPDLRGQDRVIAICRAAGATDYVNMIGGRALYDAADFRAAGIGLRFLQAVCPPHDQGGQEFVPGLSILDLLARLPEDRIAGMLAQGALIPAAP is encoded by the coding sequence GTGATCCGTACGGCAGGCCGCGCGACACGGATCGCGATCATGCAGCCCTACCTGTTTCCCTATCTCGGCTATTTCCAGCTTCTGCATTGCGTTGATGCCTTCTGGCTGCTGGATACGGTCAGCTTCATCAAGGACGGCTGGATGAACCGCAACGACCTGTTGCAGGACGGCCGGCGGATGCGGTTTACCCTGCCGGTCATGGCCGCCCCGCAGGGCACACCGATCCATGGGCGCCGCTATCATCCGAAGGCGAAACAGGCGTTGCAGCGGCTCGACCGCAGTCTGCGCTACGGCTACGCAAGGGCGCCGTTTCGCGCGCGCGCGCAGGGGCTTGTCGCCGCCCTGGCGCGCCATATCGAGCAGGCCGATGATGCGCCCGATTTCACCGAAACGACCGCATTTGCCCTGCAGCGCAGCTGTGATGCGCTGGGGGTGCAGACGCCGATCCATCGTGTTTCGGATCTGGCTCTGTCCCCGGACCTGCGCGGGCAGGACCGGGTCATCGCGATCTGCCGGGCGGCCGGGGCGACAGACTACGTCAACATGATCGGCGGCCGGGCGCTTTACGACGCTGCCGATTTCCGCGCCGCCGGGATCGGGCTGCGCTTTCTGCAGGCGGTCTGCCCGCCCCATGATCAGGGCGGGCAGGAATTCGTGCCGGGGCTGAGCATCCTCGACCTGCTGGCACGCCTGCCCGAAGACCGCATCGCCGGGATGCTGGCGCAGGGCGCGCTGATCCCGGCCGCGCCTTAG